One Tachysurus vachellii isolate PV-2020 chromosome 8, HZAU_Pvac_v1, whole genome shotgun sequence genomic window carries:
- the mnx2a gene encoding motor neuron and pancreas homeobox 2a — MDKSKNFRIDALLAGESQRRRSRDSDVLDVEATLCKRPDSSPVRSSASVLQQTGIVPKPGLLTIPHPGLSALSQGSLAGMYPGPVCSLSALGAQHAAFPYPAFAPPHPEQLKAAAVAGHFPFEQWIRAGIMVPRLTDFNGSPHSGLMGKCRRPRTAFTSQQLLELENQFKLNKYLSRPKRFEVATSLMLTETQVKIWFQNRRMKWKRSRKAKEQAAQMEADGSQPVKRSGKPGDPRRCSTQDDDEELEAEEEEDEDEGFGGALNGSVGLAHSSDFLQHSSELSYSSHSSYSDDDLEEIGADRKIGVGL; from the exons ATGGATAAATCCAAGAACTTTCGGATCGATGCTCTGCTGGCGGGAGAGTCACAGCGGAGGAGAAGTCGGGACTCTGATGTACTCGATGTTGAAGCCACTCTGTGCAAACGACCAGACAGCTCTCCGGTCCGGAGCAGTGCCAGTGTGCTCCAGCAGACAGGAATCGTGCCCAAACCCGGCCTGCTCACCATCCCTCACCCTGGACTAAGCGCGTTATCTCAGGGCTCGCTCGCAGGGATGTACCCGGGCCCGGTGTGCTCTCTGAGTGCGTTAGGAGCGCAGCATGCTGCCTTCCCCTATCCCGCCTTCGCTCCACCGCATCCAGAGCAGCTGAAGGCCGCCGCCGTGGCGGGACATTTTCCCTTCGAGCAGTGGATCCGCGCCGGCATCATGGTGCCGAGACTCACCGACTTTAACG GCTCTCCTCATTCAGGCCTGATGGGAAAGTGTCGTCGACCTCGAACTGCTTTTACCAGTCAGCAACTATTGGAGCTGGAAAACCAGTTCAAACTAAACAAGTACCTGTCAAGACCCAAACGCTTTGAAGTGGCCACTTCACTAATGCTGACTGAAACCCAG GTGAAAATCTGGTTCCAAAACAGACGGATGAAATGGAAGCGCAGCCGCAAAGCCAAAGAGCAGGCAGCACAGATGGAGGCTGATGGCAGTCAGCCGGTCAAACGTTCTGGCAAACCAGGGGACCCTCGCCGCTGCAGTACACAGGACGACGACGAGGAGCTGGAAGCCGAAGAGGAAGAAGACGAAGACGAAGGCTTTGGAGGTGCTCTAAATGGCAGTGTGGGCCTGGCTCACTCCTCAGACTTTCTCCAGCACAGCTCCGAGTTGAGCTACAGCTCTCACAGCTCTTACTCAGATGATGACCTGGAAGAGATTGGAGCAGACAGGAAGATTGGAGTAGGGCTTTGA